The following are encoded together in the Vanrija pseudolonga chromosome 7, complete sequence genome:
- the MAL31_7 gene encoding Maltose permease MAL31 produces the protein MSRKQSIFKPEHRGSIAADVDHLNKARDGIADYDQVVEDAKVATATEQSMTIREGLRRYPKAIAWSMLLSAAVIMEGFDLVLLGSLYAQDQFNYKYGTVIDQHGNPQLTSAWQTGLSNGAQVGSIIGLALNGVLSDRFGYKKTMIGSLIIMICFIFILFFAHNIQMLLAGEILCGIPWGIFQTLTTAYASEVSPVALRPYLTAYVNLCWVIGQFIASGVLRGMLDIKGQWAYRLPFALQWVFPVPILIGAFFAPESPWWEVRRGNLDGARHMVRRLNTNPTDEFVESQVAMMVHTNALEKSMSEGTSYWDCFKGVDRRRTMVAMGTWAVQALCGSTFMGYSTYFLRQAGLAQENAFNMSLAQYALGFVGTIGAWFLMPHVGRRKIYLYGLCVLFVLLLVIGCMGFTKGPTYDAAGEIVTRGNTGAQWAIGAMLLIYTAVYDLSVGPVCYSLVAEVSSTRLRAKTVVLARGLYNVVGIINNVIMPKFLNPTALNWGAKTGLFWAGFCLLCVIWTFFCLPEPKGRTYGELDILFENKVPARLFASTTVDQYAGHSGHSAPPAGYDKPNVEHNENGEKELSEKREVV, from the exons ATGTCTCGCAAGCAGTCAATCTTCAAGCCAGAGCATCGTGGCTcgatcgccgccgacgtTGACCACCTCAACAAGGCCCGCGATGGCATTGCCGACTACgaccaggtcgtcgaggacgccaaggtcgccaCGGCCACCGAGCAGTCGATGACGATCCGCGAGGGTCTCCGTCGCTACCCCAAGGCCATTGCCTGGTCGATGCTGCTCTCGGCTGCTGT CATTATGGAGGGTTtcgaccttgtcctcctcggctcgctcTACGCCCAGGACCAGTTCAACTACAAGTACGGCACCGTCATTGACCAGCACGGCAACCCCCAGCTCACGTCGGCGTGGCAGACGGGTCTCTCGAACGGTGCCCAGGTCGGCTCCATCATTGGTCTCGCCCTCAACGGCGTGCTCAGCGACAGGTTCGGCTACAAGAAGACCATGATCGGCTCGCTCATCATCATGATCTGCTTCATCTTCATCCTCTTCTTCGCCCACAACATTCAGATGTTGCTCGCCGGTGAGATCCTCTGCGGTATCCCTTGGGGTATCTTCCAGACCCTCACGACCGCCTACGCCTCCGAGGTCTCTCCCGTCGCCCTCCGCCCCTACCTCACTGCGTACGTCAACCTCTGCTGGGTTATCGGCCAGTTCATCGCCTCGGGCGTTCTCCGCGGTATGCTCGACATCAAGGGCCAGTGGGCCTACCGTCTCCCCTTCGCCCTCCAGTGGGTGTTTCCCGTTCCCATCCTCATcggcgccttcttcgcccCCGAGTCGCCTTGGTGGGAGGTTCGCCGCGGTaacctcgacggcgcccgCCACATGGTCCGTCGCCTCAACACTAACCCTACcgacgagtttgtcgagTCCCAGGTTGCCATGATGGTCCACACCAACGCCCTCGAGAAGTCCATGTCCGAGGGAACTTCGTACTGGGACTGCTTCAAGGGCGTCGACCGTCGCCGTACCATGGTTGCCATGGGCACCTGGGCTGTCCAGGCTCTCTGCGGTTCTACTTTCATGGGCTACTCGACCTACTTCCTGCGCCAGGCCGGCCTTGCCCAGGAGAACGCTTTCAACATGTCGCTCGCCCAGTACGCTCTCGGCTTTGTCGGTACCATTGGCGCCTGGTTCCTCATGCCCCACGTCGGTCGCCGCAAGATCTACCTCTACGGTCTTTGTGTTctcttcgtcctcctcctcgtcatcggctGCATGGGCTTCACTAAGGGCCCCACctacgacgccgccggcgagatTGTCACCAGGGGTAACACTGGCGCTCAGTGGGCTATTGGTGCCATGCTCCTCATCTACACTGCCGTCTACGACCTTTCCGTCGGTCCCGTCTGCTACTCtcttgtcgccgaggtctCGTCCACTCGTCTCCGTGCCAAGactgtcgtcctcgcccgtgGCCTCTACAACGTTGTCGGTATTATCAACAACGTCATCATGCCCAAGTTCCTCAACCCCACCGCTCTCAACTGGGGCGCCAAGACTGGTCTCTTCTGGGCCGGCTTCTGTCTCCTCTGTGTCATCTGGACCTTCTTCTGCCTTCCCGAGCCCAAGGGACGCACATACGGAGAGCTCGACATTCTCTTCGAGAACAAGGTTCCCGCGCGTCTCTTCGCCTCGACGACTGTCGACCAGTACGCCGGCCACTCGGGCCACTCGGCGCCCCCTGCCGGCTACGACAAGCCCAACGTCGAGCACAACGAGaacggcgagaaggagctTTCGGAGAAGCGCGAGGTTGTGTAA
- the acu-9 gene encoding Malate synthase, glyoxysomal, translated as MRPNDARLALHIPRLLWTRPTLTPPVHTFPSPTAKRTTHTTMSLPAGLNITLPIPKGGETILTPDALKFLTILHRTFDKRRRELLENRKKVQAELDKGKPLTFLPETKAIRDEVSWHCAPPGPGLEDRRVEITGPTDRKMVINALNSGAKTFMADFEDSNSPTWSNMVLGQVNLRDANRREIDFAINGKEYKLVENPAVLLVRPRGWHLEETRVIIDGLPISGSLFDFGLYFFHNAAELIKRGYGPYFYLPKMEHHLEARLWNDVFHLSTSYLRLPQGKIRATVLIETLPASYQMEEILFELKEHSSGLNCGRWDYIFSFIKRQRAWKSAVFPDRTDVTMTVPFMDAYVRLLIQTCHKRKVAAMGGMSAQIPIKNDAAANEKAMAKVRADKLREVTAGHDGTWVAHPALVKIAMDIFNENMLGPNQYYVRREDVHVAPKQISDPKVPGAITEHGVRENISAALSYCAAWISGNGCVPINWLMEDAATAEIARVQLWQWVKYGAKTNTGKTITAAYLKPIFDEEAREVAKIPGVSAKNVEIARNYMESQVKAQWPSEFLTSDLQGHLEGGAVVPKAGL; from the exons ATGCGCCCCAACGACGCCCGACTGGCACTACATATACCAAGGCTGCTCTGGACACGACCCACCTTGACACCCCCGGTTCACACTTTTCCATCGCCTACTGCAAAGCGAACCACGCATACAACAATGTCCCTCCCTGCCGGCCTCAACATCACCCTCCCCATCCCCAAGGGCGGTGAGACCATCCTCACCCCCGACGCCCTCAAGTTCCTCACCATCCTCCACCGCACTTTCgacaagcgccgccgcgagcttctcgagaACCGCAAGAAGGtccaggccgagcttgacAAG GGCAAGCCCCTCACCTTCCTGCCCGAGACCAAGGCCATCCGCGACGAGGTCTCATGGCACTGTGCTCCCCCCGGCCCCGGTCTCGAGGACCGCAG GGTTGAGATTACCGGTCCCACCGACCGCAAGATGGTGATCAACGCCCTCAACTCGGGTGCCAAGACGTTCATGGCCGACTTTGAGGACTCGAACTCGCCCACATGGTCCAACATGGTCCTCGGCCAGGTCAACCTCCGCGACGCCAACCGCCGCGAGATTGACTTTGCCATCAACGGCAAGGAGtacaagctcgtcgagaaccccgctgtcctcctcgtccgccccCGTGGCTGGCACCTCGAGGAGACCCGTGTCATCATTGACGGCCTCCCCATCTCGGGCTCGCTCTTCGACTTTGGTCTCTACTTTTTCcacaacgccgccgagctcatcaagcGCGGCTACGGCCCCTACTTCTACCTCCCCAAGATGGAGCACCACCTCGAGGCCCGTCTCTGGAACGACGTCTTCCACCTCTCCACCTCGtacctccgcctcccccagGGCAAGATCCGCGCCACCGTCCTCATCGAGACCCTCCCCGCCTCGTACCAGATGGAGGAGATCCTCttcgagctcaaggagcacTCGTCGGGCCTCAACTGTGGTCGCTGGGACTACATCTTCTCGTTCATCAAGCGCCAGCGTGCTTGGAAGTCGGCCGTCTTCCCCGACCGTACCGACGTCACCATGACCGTCCCCTTCATGGACGCCTACGTCCGCCTCCTCATCCAGACCTGCCACaagcgcaaggtcgccgcCATGGGCGGCATGTCGGCTCAGATCCCCATCAAgaacgacgccgccgccaacgagaAGGCCATGGCCAAGGTccgcgccgacaagctccGCGAGGTCACCGCCGGCCACGACGGCACCTGGgtcgcccaccccgccctcgtCAAGATTGCCATGGACATCTTCAACGAGAACATGCTCGGCCCCAACCAGTACTACGTCCGTCGTGAGGACGTCCACGTCGCTCCCAAGCAGATCTCGGACCCCAAGGTCCCCGGTGCTATCACGGAGCACGGTGTCCGCGAGAACATCTCGGCCGCTCTCTCGTACTGTGCCGCCTGGATCTCTGGAAATGGCTGTGTCCCGATCAACTGGCTCATG GAAGATGCAGCGACCGCGGAGATCGCTCGTGTCCAGCTGTGGCAGTGGGTCAAGTACGGTGCCAAGACCAACACTGGCAAGACGATCACGGCGGCGTACCTCAAGCCCATcttcgacgaggaggcccgCGAGGTTGCCAAGATCCCCGGCGTCTCGGCCAAGAACGTCGAGATTGCGCGCAACTACATGGAGAGCCAGGTCAAGGCCCAGTGGCCTTCCGAGTTCCTCACGTCCGACCTCCAGGGacacctcgagggcggcgctgTCGTGCCCAAGGCCGGCCTGTAA
- the rrp16 gene encoding Ribosome biogenesis protein NOP53 produces MRPSSSRSTTTSKPYDRPSGSAKAKGKGKAVDLGAPAQLSQSSRKGKKAWRKNVDLRAEEEALEEARAEERVTGGKVANKQNNDLFTIDTTGDVEVARKVKAKKPLRSLAVLQERSAVPSLTSRTAAPAKIVTAKEKNRMRRIARRTIDAASSADVRKTDTSELTDAWASKAAAPSPAGGFGAEGMFKPKVKAPITIARQRAIRLEAIASQRADEVPVTGTSYNPAAEAHAALIGEAVEEELSRIQVEKKAEEEVAVLGQVVDSRRATERINTDDFVDGMRVGRGEVDEEEESDASDSDAPAPKKPTKRKTQAQRNKALRAKVAAQALKDEKIRKKLERETAAAKTFSKSAAERRQAAEDVRQAREAAKAQRERLGFTGGEKIGKHRVAKGAVTVQLGEDLAESLRQVKPEGNLFKDRFLSLQRRALLEPRVPQLPKRRAGRTKEYEKHAWKKFE; encoded by the exons ATGCGcccaagcagctcgcgcagcacgacgacaTCAAAGCCCTACGACCGCccgtcgggctcggcaaaggccaagggcaagggcaaggctgtcgacctcggcgcacCCGCCCAGCTGAGCCAGTCGAgccgcaagggcaagaaggcaTGGCGCAAGAATGTCGACCTtcgtgccgaggaggaggctcTGGAGGAGgctcgcgccgaggagcgtgtcacgggcggcaaggtcgccaaTAAACAGAACAATGACCTGTTCACGATCGACACAACGGGAGACGTCGAGG TCGcgcgcaaggtcaaggccaagaagccactacgctcgctcgctgtccTGCAGGAGCGCTCTGCGGTCCCATCATTGACGTCACGAACTGCTGCGCCGGCCAAGATCGTCACTGCCAAGGAGAAGAACCGTATGCGTCGCATCGCGAGGAGGACAATCGACGCGGCTTCCTCCGCCGACGTGCGCAAGACGGACACCTCGGAGCTTACGGACGCCTGGGCATCCAAAGCGGCTGCTCCTTCCCCAGCTGGTGgctttggcgccgagggcatgtTCAAGCCCAAGGTCAAGGCGCCCATCACGATCGCGAGGCAGCGTGCTAtccgcctcgaggccatcgcgagccagcgcgccgacgaggtcccAGTTACGGGCACTTCGTACAAccctgccgccgaggcgcacgccgcgctcattggcgaggcggtcgaggaggagctctCGCGCATCCAggtcgagaagaaggccgaggaggaggttgccgtcctcggccaggtcgtcgactcgcgccgcgccacggAGCGTATCAACACGgacgactttgtcgacgGCATGAgggtcggccgcggcgaggtcgacgaggaggaggagtccgacgcgtccgactcggacgctCCGGCGCCCAAGAAACCTACGAAGCGCAAGACGCAGGCGCAGCGCAACAAGGCTTTGCGCGCCAAGGTCGCTgcccaggcgctcaaggacgagaagatccgcaagaagctcgagcgcgagacggccgccgccaagacgTTCAGCAAGAGCGCCGCGGAGCGCCgccaggcggccgaggacgtgcgccaggcccgcgaggccgccaaggcgcagcgcgagcgtctcggcttcacgggcggcgagaagaTTGGCAAGCACCGCGTCGCCAAGGGCGCCGTCACTGtccagcttggcgaggacCTCGCCGAGTCGCTCCGCCAGGTCAAGCCCGAGGGCAACCTCTTCAAGGACCGCTTCCTGTCcctgcagcgccgcgcgctcctcgagcccCGTGTGCCCCAGCTTCccaagcgccgcgctggccgtaCAAAGGAGTACGAGAAGCACGCGTGGAAGAAGTTTGAGTAg
- the rsm23 gene encoding 37S ribosomal protein S23, mitochondrial, producing the protein MSGLITQLSRSLLSGSSASTSRALSTSAVAAKAAAVKPSTAAKKRNNPSAKARQANAATKGGGRTKSTGLALKTTLAREPADLTDLVQLYPESVIPLNVGKASTFPRNTYDQLKTFGLPVRLEKELAIGSPASVVRQATLDLVQMLEKSKGGSSKNARFLLNGVRGSGKSTLLVQAVSYALESGWIVLYVPRAEKWVDSTAQFSYNAASQTFHQTETSAGLLSKLHSVNRDRLATITLPEALTFNEYKFAAGSKLDELVSAGSKEELIAVPVLEKVLEILGKQTQIPILVAIDDVQTLFGTTKYRTPTYEPIEPYYLSAPRLFLDYLSGRKSFANGAIVTAPSYTKTTILPSVNFYKGFDIQSRTPITEYTKFDEHHLAHAESGIKKVEIPFGLSGAEAVAMFELWTRKGWVSNGADDVFMGGFTAAAGNPLELARGWTVSHQSHIA; encoded by the exons ATGTCCGGCCTCATCACCCAGCTCTCGCGGAGCTTGTTGTCGggatcgtcggcgtcgacgtcgcgcgcgctctcgacctcggccgtcgccgccaaggctgccgcgg TCAAGCCGTCGACAgcggccaagaagcgcaacAACCCCTCGGCCAAGGCCCGTCAGGCCAATGCGGCCACCAAGGGTGGTGGACGCACCAAG TCGaccggcctcgcgctcaagaCGACGCTCGCTAGGGAGCCTGCCGACCTCACCGACCTTGTGCAGCTCTACCCA GAAAGCGTCATCCCTCTGAATGTCGGCAAGGCCAGCACCTTCCCTCGCAACACGTACGACCAGCTCAAGACGTTTGGTCTCCCTGTGCGcctcgagaaggagctgGCTATCGGATCGCCCGCGTCGGTTGTGCGCCAGGCGAcccttgacctcgtccaGATGCTGGAGAAGAGCAAGGGCGGCTCGTCAAAGAACGCGCGCTTCCTTCTCAACGGTGTCCGTGGATCGGGCAAGAGCACCCTCCTTGTCCAGGCCGTGTCTTACGCCCTCGAGTCGGGCTGGATTGTCCTCTACGTGCCACGAGCCGAGAAGTGGGTCGACTCGACGGCGCAGTTTTCGTACAACGCCGCCTCGCAGACTTTCCACCAGACCGAGACTTCGGCCGGCCTCCTGAGCAAGTTGCACTCTGTCAACCGCGACCGTCTCGCCACCATCACCCTGCCCGAGGCGCTCACGTTCAACGAGTACAAGTTTGCTGCTGgctccaagctcgacgagctcgtttCTGCTGGTTCCAAGGAGGAGCTCATTGCCGTTCCTGTTCTGGAGAAGGTTCTCGAGATCCTTGGCAAGCAGACCCAGAtccccatcctcgtcgccatcgacgacgtgcagACACTGTTCGGCACGACAAAGTACCGCACACCGACGTACGAGCCGATTGAGCCCTACTACCTCTCGGCTCCTCGTCTCTTCCTCGACTACCTCTCGGGCCGGAAATCGTTTGCCAACGGTGCGATTGTCACGGCGCCCTCGTACACCAAGACAACCATTCTCCCCTCGGTCAACTTCTACAAGGGCTTTGACATCCAGTCACGGACGCCCATCACCGAGTACACCAAGTTTGACGAGCACCACCTGGCACACGCCGAGTCTGGAATCAAGAAGGTCGAGATTCCGTTCGGTctgagcggcgccgaggctgtcgccATGTTCGAGCTCTGGACCCGAAAGGGCTGGGTCTCGaatggcgccgacgacgtcttTATGGGCGGAttcacggcggcggcgggcaaccccctcgagctcgcaCGGGGGTGGACCGTCTCGCACCAGTCACACATTGCGTAG
- the Plekhg2 gene encoding Pleckstrin y domain-containing family G member 2, whose amino-acid sequence MLLMTAGDAASFISDPSQFSPSATSKSLPSTKTSLSRSARSGREGSGDIDVDLASGQQSKVQLDKRRMILLEIVETEVTYVRDLRALVHIYLPQLAALPHVSERIHQLIVRNTAELLDFHIGLVGHMVDILKFSGLSYESSDAHTIDTVTKGLADLFVSEGTSFALYNDYCAGSTAAAALVRTIAHRSDYEAFEKRCQIISSSAPHATLLDILTNQQSTPLGSRLRFRDILITPVQRVCRYPLLLASLLADVNRDQPMSDVVAAVEAAQVSMRAVAENADDARRRKEAELKTATVAERIETHPVLTRNFLGRLGTCRLIGALDVLYHHSADSKVRYLAAFLYRGYIILAKVQKARGTFEPKHYLPLEVFELADIKKGENIPRASALTSGILPHTIRMSARDHHFDLAASCETEKDVWMAEMTAARNESTVPPFELPSSVALYSVRSRHSSTVIAERPPQLPPVIKRHTVFGLEELSIVEPATPEDSCFASPEAIEPERPQTPPGYHRLQSGQVLLRRTSMSQRLLIDRALIDVMSETLSTTRSRVMAQSIPDAPPLRRQRSIASLADLVSSPELRSVLLPNRTRSRSAVRASRLIVGDGGIAVHVDGEADLSRNNSFASLTDAPPKRHSSVSLRRGVEAMTPSRVVLHRKSTSLSSGRPVFTLNRASSLPSSPAVEAKVIRDDGSDRAPADAERTETLETLDDDDKTDAKSDGDFVIVPDNLPEPAPQHTPKRASTLKRSLSFFARKGLTPLDTVELPQDFGPRSAGSSGGSPHLTVASAPSTPFGSPQPLKRRRSVRLFGQLRGFTPI is encoded by the coding sequence GTCACCTATGTTCGGGACCTCCGTGCACTTGTGCACATCTATCTGCCCCAGCTCGCGGCCCTCCCGCACGTCTCTGAACGCATCCACCAGCTCATTGTTCGCAATACGGCCGAGCTTCTCGACTTCCACattggcctcgtcggccacaTGGTTGACATTCTCAAGTTCTCGGGCTTGAGCTACGAATCGTCGGATGCACACACGATCGACACGGTGACCAAAGGACTGGCGGATCTATTTGTTTCCGAAGGGACCAGCTTTGCGCTCTACAACGACTATTGCGCGGGATCGACGGCAGCCGCGGCTTTGGTACGCACCATTGCCCACAGAAGCGACTACGAGGCCTTCGAGAAACGATGCCAGatcatctcgtcgtcggccccaCACGCAaccctcctcgacatcctcaCCAACCAGCAGTCGACCCCACTCGGCTCGCGCCTGCGCTTCAGAGACATCCTCATCACTCCAGTCCAGCGAGTGTGTCGATACCCTCTGTTGCTCGCATCGTTGCTCGCCGATGTGAATCGGGATCAACCGATGAGCGACGTGGTCGCAGCAGTGGAGGCCGCACAGGTTTCAATGCGAGCAGTCGCCGAGAATGCTGATGATGCTCGCCGACGGAAGGAGGCAGAGCTCAAGACGGCAACAGTGGCGGAGCGAATTGAAACACACCCAGTTCTCACGCGCAATTTCCTGGGTCGCCTGGGAACCTGTCGTCTAATTGGCGCACTCGACGTTCTCTACCACCACAGCGCCGACTCCAAGGTGCGCTATCTCGCCGCATTCCTGTACCGTGGGTACATTATTCTGGCAAAGGTCCAAAAGGCCAGGGGCACCTTTGAGCCAAAGCATTATCTCCCACTCGAAGTTTTCGAGTTGGCCGATATCAAGAAGGGTGAGAATATTCCCAGGGCTTCGGCGCTGACGTCAGGCATTCTCCCGCACACTATTCGCATGTCCGCCCGCGACCATCACTTTGATCTGGCCGCGTCTTGTGAAACCGAAAAGGACGTGTGGATGGCCGAGATGACGGCGGCTAGGAACGAGAGCACAGTGCCACCATTCGAGCTTCCATCGAGTGTGGCGCTTTACAGCGTCCGGTCCCGTCACTCGTCAACAGTCATTGCCGAGCGCCCACCACAGCTCCCGCCCGTTATTAAGCGGCATACAGTGTTTGGCTTGGAGGAGCTGTCGATTGTGGAGCCGGCGACGCCAGAGGATTCGTGCTTTGCCAGCCCCGAGGCTATCGAGCCAGAGCGACCACAGACACCCCCCGGATACCACCGCTTACAGAGTGGCCAGGTCCTCCTACGCCGCACCTCCATGTCTCAGCGCCTTCTCATCGACCGCGCGCTCATCGACGTCATGTCCGAGACGCTCTCAACGACCCGCAGCAGGGTTATGGCACAGTCCATCCCGGACGCTCCCCCACTCCGCCGCCAACGCAGCATTGCGTCACTGGCCGACCTCGTCTCTTCGCCTGAACTCAGAAGCGTGTTGCTGCCCAACAGGACACGGTCACGCTCAGCTGTGCGTGCCAGCCGCCTCATCGTTGGCGACGGTGGCATCGCCGTACATGTCGACGGTGAAGCAGACCTCTCCCGCAACAACTCGTTCGCCTCCCTCACCGATGCCCCGCCCAAGCGCCACTCATCCGTGTCCCTCCGCCGTGGGGTCGAGGCCatgacgccgagccgcgTGGTGCTCCACCGCAAGAGcacctcgctgtcgtcgggcCGCCCAGTGTTCACCCTCAaccgcgcgtcgtcgctcccaTCGTCTCCCGCCGTCGAAGCCAAGGTGATTCGAGACGACGGCTCTGAccgcgcgccagccgacgccgagcgaaccgagacgctcgagacgctcgacgacgacgacaagaccGACGCCAagagcgacggcgactttgTAATTGTTCCAGATAACCTACCTGAACCCGCACCACAACACACGCCAAAGCGGGCTAGCACTCTCAAGAGATCCCTATCATTCTTTGCTCGCAAGGGGCTCACGccgctcgacacggtcgagCTGCCACAAGACTTTGGTCCTCGTTCGGCCGGGTCCAGCGGTGGCAGCCCGCACCTCacggtggcgagcgcgccctcTACGCCTTTCGGCTCGCCTCAACCTctcaagcgccgccgcagtgtGCGCCTTTTTGGTCAACTTCGGGGCTTCACTCCAATCTAG
- the rpl502 gene encoding 60S ribosomal protein L5-B has product MPFVKTVKNSAYYSRFQVKPRRRREGRTDYYQRKRLVAQAKNKYASPKYRLVVRFTNRQVICQIVYAKLTGDVVLTHASSKELPRYGIKHGLTNWTAAYATGLLVARRALTKLGLADKYEGFTEPSGELELVEPLGDDEPRPFKAYLDVGLRRTSTGNRVFGALKGASDGGIFIPHNTKRFPGYDPETKTIDAEVLQKYIVGGHVAEYMESLEEEDDERFKKQFATYLADDIGSEDIEELYSAAYEAIREDPSFTPTEKDTAKWTAESKKLRQVRLTKEQRRERVEEKIAAWKADNE; this is encoded by the exons ATGCCTTTCGTCAAGACTGTCAAGAACAGCGCCTACTACTCGCGCTTCCAGGTCAagccccgccgtcgtcgtgaggGCCGCACCGACTACTACCAGCGCAAG cgcctcgtcgcccaggCCAAGAACAAGTACGCCTCGCCCAAGTACCGTCTTGTCGTCCGCTTCACCAACCGCCAGGTGATCTGCCAGATCGTCTACGCCAAGCTCACCGGTGACGTTGTTCTTACCCACGCCTCGTCCAAGGAGCTCCCCCGCTACGGCATCAAGCACGGTCTCACCAACTGGACCGCTGCCTACGCCACCGGTCTCCTTGTCGCCCGCCGTGCCCTTaccaagctcggcctcgccgacaagtACGAGGGCTTCACCGAGCCCTCgggtgagctcgagctcgttgagcccctcggcgacgacgagccccgCCCCTTCAAGGCCTACCTCGACGTTGGTCTCCGCCGCACCTCGACCGGCAACCGTGTCTTCGGTGCCCTGAAGGGTGCTTCGGACGGTGGCATCTTCATCCCCCACAACACCAAGCGTTTCCCCGGCTACGACCCCGAGACCAAGACcattgacgccgaggtcctccAGAAGTACATTGTCGGTGGCCACGTCGCCGAGTACATGGAgtcgctcgaggaggaggacgacgagcgcttCAAGAAGCAGTTCGCTAcctacctcgccgacgacattggATCGGAGGACATTGAGGAGCTCTACTCGGCCGCCTACGAGGCCATCCGTGAGGACCCCTCGTTCACCCCCACCGAGAAGGACACTGCCAAGTGGACCGCCGAGTCGAAGAAGCTCCGCCAGGTCCGCCTCACCAAggagcagcgtcgcgagcgtgtcgaggagAAGATCGCCGCCTGGAAGGCCGACAACGAGTAA
- the SPAPB24D3.06c_1 gene encoding UPF0613 protein, producing MATPAPPTNTLLAGQLGFYAAQDSPYRTYPYFVSGALDSPKAVVFIGGLSNGLGGVPYTPKLSAELEKIGWKLVQTHWSSAYENFGRSSLDVDVAELGALVTHLRKQGAKTVVVMGHSTGSQDVLHYLTRRADADGGIMQAPVSDREHFILQDDTKPWFDQLPLAEKLLAEGKGDTVLDYAFDAHGLRLTAYRAVSLLSPRGDDDYFSSDIPDTADGIHVHPLDQSFGKLSAPALALYSEKDEYSHVPDIDAHIARWVKASHGKLDTHVVKGANHAVEDPAHQIDLAAAVVAWLGKTFK from the exons aTGGCaacccccgcgccgccgaccaaCACCCTCCTCGCGGGCCAGCTGGGCTTCTACGCCGCCCAGGACTCGCCGTACCGCACCTACCCGTACTTTGTCTccggcgcgctcgactcgcccaaGGCGGTCGTGTTTATCGGCGGGCTGTCGAACGGGCTTGGCGGGGTGCCGTACACGCCCAAGCTTAGCGCTGAGCTCGAGAAGATTGGGTGGAAGCT CGTCCAGACCcactggtcgtcggcgtacgaAAACTTTGGCCGCtcctcgctcgacgtcgacgtcgcggagctcggcgcgctcgtgaCCCACCTGCGCAAGCAGGGCGCGAAGaccgtggtggtgatgggcCACAGCACCGGCAGCCAGGACGTGCTGCACTACCtcacgcggcgcgccgacgccgacgggggCATCATGCAGGCGCCCGTATCGGACCGGGAGCACTTCATCCTGCAGGACGACACCAAGCCGTGGTTCGACCagctgccgctcgccgagaagctgctcgccgagggcaagggtgACACGGTGCTCGACTATGCGTTTGACGCCCACGGGCTGCGGCTGACGGCGTACCGTGCCGTCAGCTTGCTGTCCccgcgaggcgacgacgactacttCTCCTCCGACATTCCCGACACGGCGGACGGAATCCACGTCCACCCCCTCGACCAGAGCTTTGGCAAGctcagcgcgccggccctCGCGCTGTATTCCGAGAAGGACGAGTACTCGCACGTCCCCGACATCGACGCCCACATCGCCCGCTGGGTCAAGGCGTCGCacggcaagctcgacacGCACGTCGTCAAGGGCGCAAACCATGCCGTTGAGGACCCGGCCCACCAgatcgacctcgccgcggcggtcgtcgcaTGGCTCGGTAAGACCTTCAAGTAG